The Chanos chanos chromosome 6, fChaCha1.1, whole genome shotgun sequence genome includes a region encoding these proteins:
- the inka1b gene encoding LOW QUALITY PROTEIN: PAK4-inhibitor inka2 (The sequence of the model RefSeq protein was modified relative to this genomic sequence to represent the inferred CDS: substituted 1 base at 1 genomic stop codon) codes for MVAAFNLRPPLGDKWSQQLWIFSEQLFTDSALRNKQSNSLSLSLCVCVXLCVRDSGDCFRDQMRYMMRSLQDLKHIREEPSDPPCRSYAVTRANHKRQLQQREQASRLRMSDCSDASTYDSACCLASPLEEEEEDEEGGVGRLPQGSPSSEKSLEFDSGYSEASWQDEGVVLRRTRNVRVSSSACVRTNRIRPKSTSDACLERWTSFEASEPEDWTTSLLTRSRNRQPLVLGDNSFADLIKNWMDLPECPDSVEMKPNPGRRIAKDFLVNMRRKLTGMSRGLEGRGRVTEPCAKRMSCPVGFQTQKPFFHQSHTGLHQLETDYYRFSALMKTGSRQPIICNDIIGYI; via the exons ATGGTCGCTGCTTTCAATTTGCGTCCCCCCTTGGGCGACAAATGGAGCCAGCAGTTGTGGATTTTTAGCGAACAGTTGTTTACGGACTCAGCCC TGAGGAATAAGCaatctaattctctctctctctctctgtgtgtgtgtgtttagctgtgtgttcGGGACTCAGGCGACTGTTTTCGGGACCAGATGCGGTACATGATGCGTTCCCTTCAGGACCTCAAACACATCAGGGAGGAGCCCAGCGATCCGCCGTGCCGGTCTTACGCCGTCACCCGCGCCAACCACAAGAGGCAGCTGCAGCAACGAGAGCAGGCCAGCCGTCTGCGCATGTCCGACTGCAGCGACGCCAGCACCTACGACTCCGCCTGCTGCCTGGCCAGTCCgctggaggaggaagaagaggatgaggagggcgGCGTGGGCCGTCTGCCTCAGGGTTCGCCCAGCAGCGAGAAGAGCTTGGAGTTTGACTCCGGGTACTCGGAGGCGTCCTGGCAGGACGAGGGCGTGGTTCTGAGGAGGACCAGGAACGTCCGCGTCTCCTCTTCTGCCTGCGTCCGAACCAACCGCATCCGACCCAAGTCCACGTCGGACGCTTGCCTGGAGCGCTGGACGTCATTTGAGGCCAGCGAACCGGAGGACTGGACCACGTCCCTGCTCACTCGCAGTCGGAACAGACAGCCACTGGTTCTGGGGGACAATAGCTTTGCCGACCTCATAAAGAACTGGATGGACCTTCCAGAGTGTCCGGACTCTGTGGAAATGAAGCCAAACCCGGGTCGAAGGATAGCCAAAGACTTCCTGGTGAACATGAGGCGGAAACTGACTGGGATGTCGAGGGGACTGGAGGGGCGTGGCAGGGTCACGGAACCCTGCGCCAAACGCATGTCCTGCCCCGTTGGCTTCCAAACGCAGAAACCGTTTTTCCACCAGTCACACACCGGGCTGCACCAACTGGAAACGGACTACTACCGGTTCAGCGCCCTCATGAAGACGGGCAGCCGACAGCCCATAATATGCAACGACATCATCGGGTACATCTGA